A single genomic interval of Eleutherodactylus coqui strain aEleCoq1 chromosome 3, aEleCoq1.hap1, whole genome shotgun sequence harbors:
- the STON1 gene encoding stonin-1 — MCSANPDKWVTFDDENPFQSPQKSLRYPHDSAHGPKPSELQLSLSHERMTNASSSNSTTPHTSPIFDFFISPGPPSNSPLCTPIKDSPPTPCTPKQGAFNLYPITESPQNHHYTLSEGSTQLTTSLTPTISSPTDTNCTSPNPSPYTSDNSFGHFSVLCLDHFQNDCAFSSPFWNNDAASSSKDLCTTAESHMKEKKPANQEYNISEKETSHNQKSLNQCSFSYVCERLQHLKIDPPDNLKHQPVCAESKSPSFIPQSLFRSQRKDGWPFMLRIPEKKNMMSSRQWGPIYLKIVSGGILQMYYEKGLEKPFKEFQLHQFCRLSEPKLENLGVSDKIHTVKIENVTYIEKRKYHPKPEVVHEAEVEQMLKLGTTEYSDLMDFITTTEEELLMLSPVSKQKKTYEEPEMLVEMVDNFWGQVSREGKLKDQLVVCQLHCLSFINSGIECFLTLNDVELQKLNYFEKSSEKNFIDISEYHFHKCVKQHEFEKSRIVKFTPVDACRFELMRFKVPCDVKELPFSLRSLAVIQGAYVELQAFLNMSNSMVGPSQVKYCENITIHFPVPAQWVKALWTVSLQRQRSLKTKMNRRACLSTGYEIESEPVIQVTIGTAKYENAYKAVVWKIDRLPDKNSGPDQPHSLSCKLELGSDQEIPHNWNPMANVQFIMPFTCVSGAEVKSMGVENDLQPHKHITQKACYNIQVEIDRKRIPTDGEDLDKARECRTQ, encoded by the exons ATGTGTTCAGCAAATCCTGATAAGTGGGTAACTTTTGATGATGAAAATCCATTTCAATCTCCTCAAAAATCCTTAAGATACCCTCATGACAGTGCACACGGCCCTAAACCAAGTGAACTTCAATTAAGCTTGTCACATGAACGGATGACAAACGCTTCTTCCTCCAACTCAACTACCCCTCACACATCTCCAATATTTGATTTCTTCATTAGTCCTGGCCCTCCGAGCAATTCCCCTCTTTGTACCCCTATTAAAGACAGCCCGCCCACACCGTGCACTCCTAAACAAGGGGCTTTTAACTTGTACCCCATAACTGAAAGTCCTCAGAACCACCATTATACCTTGTCTGAAGGCTCAACTCAGTTGACAACAAGTCTAACACCAACTATCTCATCACCTACGGATACAAATTGCACAAGTCCGAATCCTTCACCGTACACAAGTGATAATAGTTTCGGACATTTTTCAGTTCTCTGTTTAGATCACTTTCAAAATGATTGTGCCTTCTCAAGCCCATTTTGGAACAATGATGCCGCAAGTTCTTCAAAGGATCTGTGCACTACAGCCGAATCtcatatgaaagaaaaaaaacctgcaaaccAGGAATATAACATATCGGAAAAGGAAACCTCTCATAACCAGAAAAGTCTTAACCAGTGCTCCTTCAGTTATGTGTGCGAAAGGCTCCAGCATTTAAAGATTGACCCGCCTGACAATTTGAAGCATCAGCCTGTCTGTGCTGAAAGTAAAAGCCCATCATTTATTCCACAAAGTCTCTTTAGAAGTCAGAGGAAAGATGGGTGGCCTTTCATGTTGAGGATACCGGAAAAAAAGAACATGATGTCTTCCAGGCAGTGGGGACCTATTTACCTGAAAATTGTATCTGGTGGAATTCTGCAAATGTATTATGAAAAGGGCCTTGAAAAACCGTTCAAAGAATTTCAGCTTCATCAATTCTGCAGACTTTCAGAACCCAAGCTCGAAAACTTAGGAGTTTCAGATAAAATACACACTGTTAAGATAGAAAATGTAACTTATATAGAGAAAAGGAAATACCATCCAAAACCTGAAGTGGTGCATGAGGCAGAAGTTGAGCAGATGTTAAAATTGGGAACCACTGAGTATTCTGATCTAATGGATTTTATTACGACCACGGAGGAAGAGCTCTTGATGCTCTCCCCGGTTTCGAAGCAGAAGAAAACTTATGAAGAGCCTGAAATGTTGGTGGAGATGGTAGACAATTTTTGGGGCCAAGTCTCTAGGGAAGGGAAGCTAAAAGACCAGTTGGTGGTCTGCCAGTTACATTGTCTTAGTTTCATTAATAGTGGCATTGAGTGTTTTTTAACCTTAAATGACGTTGAACTACAAAAGCTGAACTATTTTGAGAAGAGTAGTGAGAAAAACTTCATCGATATTTCCGAATATCATTTTCACAAATGCGTTAAGCAACATGAATTTGAAAAGTCCCGGATAGTTAAATTTACACCGGTGGATGCATGCCGATTTGAGCTTATGCGCTTTAAGGTTCCTTGTGATGTGAAAGAACTTCCGTTTTCACTAAGGAGCTTGGCCGTGATACAAGGAGCCTACGTGGAACTCCAAGCTTTCTTAAACATGTCCAATAGTATGGTGGgaccttcacaggtgaaatattgTGAAAATATTACCATCCACTTCCCGGTGCCTGCACAATGGGTCAAAGCACTTTGGACTGTTAGTCTACAGAGGCAGAGGTCTTTGAAGACTAAGATGAATAGAAGAGCTTGTCTTAGTACTGGATATGAAATCGAATCTGAGCCGGTAATACAAGTAACAATCGGGACAGCAAAATATGAGAATGCATATAAAGCGGTTGTGTGGAAGATTGATCGACTACCCGATAAAAACTCTG GTCCCGATCAGCCGCACAGTTTATCCTGTAAGCTTGAGCTGGGCTCCGACCAGGAGATACCGCACAACTGGAATCCGATGGCGAATGTGCAGTTTATTATGCCGTTTACATGCGTCTCTGGGGCAgaggtgaaatcaatgggtgtcgAAAATGATCTCCAGCCTCATAAACACATCACCCAAAAGGCCTGCTACAACATCCAG